CAAACAGGAGGATCTAGGGgattgaaaaactttttttgtgaaagatcaaatagtaattattttaacCTTTGAGAGCTGTGCAGTTTGTTGCAACTATCCAACTTTGCcgttgtagcacaaaagcagctatAGAGAATACATATATGATGAAATGCTTTTatgttccaacaaaactttatttatggacactgacgtttaaattatatataagttTTGGCCagggaggtggctcacacctgtaatcacagcactttgggagtccgaggcaggcggatcacttgagctcaggagttccagaccaaagcccgaccaacatggtgggcaccagtggtcccagctactctgggggctgaggcacgagaatcgcttgaatccgggaagcagaggttgcagtgcaccaagattgcaccactgtactccagcctggatgacagagtgcatgagactccgtctcaaaataaaataaaataataacgtATAATTGTCATGTGTCACAAAaagttcatttaatttttttaaccatttaaaaatataaacatcattCTTAGCTTGAGAGacgtaaacaaacaaaaacaaatgaatgaagaaacaaacaaacaaaatccagagGGGTCAGTCTATTTAGCTCACAGCCTGTAGTTTCCAGACCTCTGATCTAGACTTACCCACTCAGGATTACCAACGCAGACATTGGCTAAGTCTCAGGACTGGAGGTGAAATAGGGTGAATTAGGCAGGTAAAACCATCATACAAAGAGGCAGAAGAGCACAAGCTTAGGCATTTAATCCATAATAAGAATATGGACCCTCTATTAGTATTTTgcactaaagaaaaaaaggcaaatttgGATTTCTGCTAATATCCTGAGCTTGAAAATCCCTTCCATCTAATTTCCTTGCATCCAGTATGTTTGAATTTAGAATGCCAGTTTTATTTCCCTGCTCTTGGTTCTGTTGGTGAAAAAAGGGGAGAGGAGATGCCAATATTTTTATGAGCTGTCAATTTCCGTATCTGACCTGCTAGCATCAAAAAGGTGATAGCAACAATTACAGAATATTACCAATTCTAAATTGAAAGAATGCTGACTCAAAATCAGACGGTCTATCTTCCAATCTCGTATTTGTTATTAACCACCTGAGTGGCAAAAATTACTGAAACTTTCTGGATACCAGTTTACTTATTTGTAAAAGAAGGATCTTGAAGATTTTTCTATCCATGTGAATGAATTATAGTTCCCCTTATTACAAACATCACTTTACTGAGACGGCCTAAGGCAAAAATAAACTTTGCCAGAAATGTAGGCAAATTATGGAAGAATATGTCAAAGTACGGAAAAGACACATTTAAACAGTAAATTCAAGTTTGTATCTTTGTACTTATTTACTAAGTTTTATGGTAACCGAGAATTCAGGATAAATTTGACTGCAGtactttttcttatgtttattttttctggaaGCATCCAAAAGTTAAGCCGGCTACAGGACCTCTGGTTTACAATTCAtttccttgaaagaaaagaagaaataaacacaatTCTATAAAGTCTGTGAATTAAAACTTTGAACCTGCAGATGGTGCTATGATtccattttcaaattgttttgctTTCTAGTTTAAATTCATAAGAGAAAATGCAGTTGTTTGGTTGAGTTTACTTTTATTCAGAGGtaataaaattgaattatttctttttattttagcttattattattataatagaaGCATTTGTCTTTTGTATTGGGAAAAGCTGCTATAGTTACTCTTTGTAAATGCTAAGTGCTTGCCTAGGCCAAATAATGATCAGCTTTACatcttttatgtttaaaatttttcttcttatcaTTCAGCAGTCATTTGTCTGTGACCCTCAATTAAGTTGCTTTGCTGTTTCTGCTCTTAAATAAAATTGGTTCACTAAGAATTGGGTGATGAAGAGCTAAGGATAAAAAAATTCCATATGAGAACTGTTTCAACCTCTAGTTTGTAATAATCAGGTAAAAAAGATTTCCTGGAATTAAGCCACAGGAACTCTGGCTTAAGTCAGAGCTGTCAACTGGGAAACAAATTTCCAGACATTTTGAaacttaattcatttaatttttctggtAACTGGATTAGAAAATATGATTAAGCATAGCAGGATATTCTTTTACTGGATCAGTCTGACTTTGAACGAAGGAAATAGATACTAAAATCTTAAAGTAGAAGAAAGAGGACTGTAAAGCCATTCTTTCTTATGAAACttagaaacaaaatgtaaaaataatacacaCGGCAgaaagtctttaaaataaaaggaaaaatggcaTTTTCCTCTGTTGTTTAGGAAATTTTTCATGTGGCTGCATTTTTACCTTAAACTCTGATTGAATGTGTGCTAGACTACCTTTAGTTACAAATCCACAAATAGAAGTGAAGTATTTATCAAAGTACTATATAAATGCTTTTCAACTATTTGAAGCCACCTGTCAAGTGATTGAATCAGAAATGTTCAAAACTGGtttgagtatatgtgtgtgttggggatgaGGGTAGAAAACTAATTCTACATTATGCAAAGACTTATAAAAGTGATgaggaaaatctttaaaaagaaaagacaattaaaTTCCTTGAGGTATATAGTCTgacaacaatttattttttggatCATTTGACACAGTGTATGTAAAAGTGCATTGGGAATTGTGCCATTTTATACAAATATGAAATAGCACTACTTGTACTGCTTTGTACAACAGCGTGCATATCTTACTATCTTAGAGACTTTCTGAAACACTTATCTTGGAATTagtttcaacaaaaacaaaatgtaataataGGAAGGTGAAAATTATCTCTAGAGCTTTTAAAGTTAGGATAGATTTCAAGAAAGATTAAATCTGGAACTATATGAatagcataaaaattaaaaatattaagagaatTGATACTTTGTAATAAagtataattatacatttataagcATAATGAACATAAGTGTTTGTTGCTTTATGCATTTGTTTCTACACATGAAGTCTTTATTTTCTGAAGGAATCCCAATGGCCCTGGCTATAACACTacaatcattttcttattttacaatTAATTAAAGGTTAAAACATTTCACATTGAGCTTGCtactttgtttgtttaaagaaaagtaaatttccTCTTATCTTACATTTTGAAGTTGCTCACTATAAACTTATATAAATTAGACATAATGACAATTAAGTAAGAACTTCAAGCCCTATTCATCCCATGGCCGTCATACTGTGACGTCTTTCAGAGCACTTTGTGATTGCTCAGTCCTAAGTATAAGCCCTATAAAATGATGGGCTTTGAAATGCTGGTCAGGGTAGAGTGAGAAGCACCAGCAGGCAGTAACAGCCAACCCTTAGCCATTGCTAAGGGCAGAGAACTGGTGGAGCCTTTCTCTTACTCCCACGACTTCAGCACCTAAGACAGCTCCAAAACAAACCAGAACAGTCAGCTCCGGGGGAGCACGACTGGGCGAGGTAAGTGAAAACTTtacctttcctcttctttttccctccTGCCTCTGGAACTTTTCTcacaaaataatgaatttttctCTCTTGAAAAGAATTTGATAGTGCTTTGCTTTTGCAACAGCAAAAAGACAAGTTTCTCCAGTCACCTGGTAAGGATAGAAATACTTCAATTTCTCTCATATGGATAGATTTTCTGAATTCTTTTGTTTGTAAGATGCTTTACCCTGCTTGCTCTTTTACTGAATACTGATTTTTACAAATAATTCATTCAAGTAAAGTTTACTTGTATGTAGATTTTTGACTGAAAATTTCAGTGGGaacatttgcttttgaaattttcaacttatttttaaagtgcttttttttttcctatttcgtATGTTGGTTAAGTGAATCTaagatgcatttattttttccttaagtttAAATTCCATAATTTTTATAGGCAGCAAGAGAAACagaccttgaactcctaggcttttAATCTAGAAACTAGAAATGAAATGTGTAAGTTGATTAAATGCAAGAAATGCAAGCTTtgcttttaatatatattttcctcttatggaaaaatttatttcaatgacAACATATGATTCAGTAATATTTTGAGTATTAATATTCACTACTGAGTTAAGAAGTTCAAATCCAGGTGTAAGGAAATAAGTTTCCGTAATATCTACAATTGAAAGAGGAAAAAGTAATGTATAtacaaaatctttttaaaaattatatgtatatatacacattatatttatacatttgcaCACATACGAGCAGAATAATTATTAAATAGATGATACTCTAGTCTTATATTAGTCAGATACTGAAATTttaaagcagaagaaaatcaATGTCTTGAAGCTGTTTCCTTcgtcaaaaaatacactaagctTGAGTGGTACATCCCTGTTATGAAAAGATTGTCCCCAGGGTTATTTCCAGCACTATAGAAGTATGGCATTCAATAGATACTGGGGCCAACCATGTGCCCAGACAGCAGGTGGAAAGGATTCTAATTTTTATTCAAGCACCTGTCACTGAGAGAAATACTGATTTTTGAATGTATCATCTTGCAATTTAACTCTTTCTACAAGATGAAAATTACTCTTTACAAACTCTGCAAGAGCCATTGAAAATTACTGCTAGACAATCAGAATTACCTTGCTGGTGACATCTTTGGTTGGAAGAGCTGAGGTGATTCTCTCTCTTTAGAGGCACAGAAATGGACACCAGAAATAAGGCCCAGCTCCTTGTGCTCCTGACTCTTCTCAGTGTGCTCTTCTCGCAGACGTCGGCATGGCCTCTTTACAGGGCACCTTCTGCTCTCAGGTAAGTTCCCTTTCAATTCAAACATCTGAACATTCCTTCCTCATCTAAATGGGAATTTCCTATACATTTTGTTGGACAACTAAATAgtataaattatgtattatgtatttaaatttttccttgaTGTGTTGAGTGAGAGGTGTTTGTCAACATCAGGTCATTCTGAGTCCTGGAATTCACTTTCAGGGCATGAGAGACACTGTCAGTTATTAGTTTTATGGGCTGAGTGGATCACATTCCCAAACATGGTGAAAGGAggctttcactttctttttattcaaaacCATCTTTAGATAAATAATAAGCTTTTATCCATTGTTATCTCAAGTCAGTTCAATTTCTGGTGGAAAAAAGCTGTTTAGTTGCCAACcacattttagtttattttcaagATTAATCAGTAAATAATCATAAGACTAGTAGTTGATTAGTGAAACATGTATAAAATCATGTTGCACAGAAATCTATCTAGGCAGAGTCAATTTGCCAATATTAAATATGGGGTAATTGATCTATTGAGATACACTCCCCCAATAGGAAAATTTTGATATACTTTGTTTGGACCATAAATCCTTAGTTTTATTGTtctatatgttatattatatattccaaATCTATAAAGTATAATACAACtcttatttaaaactttattaatgTATGCTAAAGAAGTaaacaataaatgaaaactatattagcttgaattttcctttcagTTTACGGGCACCACTGTatctccaaaggaaaaataataattgggTTGGTTTCCTTCTTTGCTTATTTGGTCATTCTTGATTTTTTGCTTAAGGTAGACTTATGCTCAATAGAGAGAATAACCTCTTAGCTATTAGTGTTCTCTGTGAAATCTGTTTAAATACAGCTCCTGCGTTGCTTTGATAACTAAATAAAATGGTTCTATCTGAATAGTTCTACCACAGCAGATGAACAATCATAAGAATGTggacattcgtgttgattgctaaGCTTCAGACCCACAGAGGACTAGTTGCTAGTGACTCCCAACTCCCAAATCACTGAAAGATACACAAGTGTCCAGGAGCTGACATGCTCCTTGGATGTTTGCCCTAACAGTGAAAATCTGCACACACAAAATTATAAGAGTTGCCGGTGATTGAAATATGCATGCATCCACAAATATAGTCATATTCCATATATGCATTTGACTATTCTTAGTCTTTCAGTGTAACATTGTACATCCCTTATTAAAGTTGTGTTAATACATAAGATTAGAAAAAAGAGGGCCCcataaaatttattgaattcAAATTCATCTTCATAGATGAGCTATCCATCTATGGAGACATTCTTTGAACTCTGTCAATACAGAGAAATATATAATGCCAAAGTAAATATTTGAAGCAAAGCTTGggggttgagagagagagaagcagttAATACTCTGTTCTTCAGAGATGTTTGGAACAGGTAATACTGAACATCACCAAATCCATAAATTGTTATCAGTTCTCATTCAATATTAGTTTTTTGCAAGTTTCtattttgcataaaatatttctaCATGCGAAATTTGACTTTGCAAAGTGAAGATATTCTTGGCATAGTAAATTACACCAAAGAAGTATAGTTTGCTTAATGCTCTGATAAGATTGAATTAAGTAGCTCTTGCGTTTTGTATATTCAGCTTATAAAAGTCATATGGCATCTACTTTATAGGATAATAGGAATTTCCTATTTATACTCTCATTAACTATATGAGCCATTAAGTCAAATTATGCTATTCTCATATTATGACTGGGTAATACTTCCCAAGAGTTTAAGTATCTTATTTTAAATGGTTGCAGAACCATACACACTGTCTTCtgaaaaaagaatgtattatTCTCGTGTAACTTTCCCCATCAGGTTGGGTGACAGAATACCCTTTGAGGGAGCAAATGAACCTGATCAAGTTTCATTAAAAGAAGACATTGACATGTTGCAAAATGCATTAGCTGAAAATGACACACCCTATTACGATGTATCCAggtgagtttatttttataaaactatccattgagttttattttagaaaatgtgtttAAGAACTATAAACGTGCTAATTTTATCTCACCATGAAGCTATTCCGATAGCAAAACACTAGAGATTTCTATGTGTCATGGCTTCATTCATCCTGATTTACTGCAGATCTTACAGCTGTACATAATTTTCATACTGAAAGGTTGTAACAAGCCAGGATGAACAcaccattcacttccattctgttGCACATAATTCCAACATCACAGATTGTACCAATTCTGATAAAAGTACAGCATTTAGCATTCCAATGATGGAAGAGTTGCCAAGGAGTTTTGTCtctatataaagaaaagataccTGATAGAGCTGTTcattcatagagctgtttgtcTAGAGCATCATTTCAAGTACAGACCAAGTAGCTGTATAGTACTTGGTACAGACAAAGTATAAAAGGTGCTTCATTTGAAAGAGAAAAGGTGGGATGATAGGCCTTAATGCCTTCTTTATCTTAAGAgattttgtttccaaatattttggaaaaagaaaaaaaaaaggtgtactGGGGTTTATGAACTTTCCAAAATCAGAATATTTTCCCATTGTGAATGTCTTTATTCAGTGGGGCAGACACAAAGCACCATGTACAAATAGCAGCTAATTTAAATAGATCATATTTTTACACCaatatttcttagaaaaaaatagttataaaGATTCAACCATGGAGGAATATTGAAATATGCTCCTAGAAATGcctgtttctttaatttttcagtgtCTTGGGCTAGAAATATAGGGTATATCTTGATATAAGTGACTAGAAGATCTCTTTTGTTAGGGTGTTAAGAAATCTCCTTTTGAACTTTAGTTTTAATGAGAAGCTTTCATAATAAGCccataatttttttgttatttaatgaGCCATAATAATATTCTAGAAAGCCATTTacaaaataatagctatttttttcttccttgttttagAAATGCCAGGCATGCTGATGGAGTTTTCACCAGTGACTTCAGTAAACTCTTGGGTCAACTTTCTGCCAAAAAGTACCTTGAGTCTCTTATGGGAAAACGTGTTAGGTAaagagaatttattatttttataaaatatgttatcaTTATTCAATCTGAATATTGTATTTTCACTCttaacaagttatttactttgtTTGAAATTGAAGACTCGTTGATAATGTTTAATTTAGTTAAATGAAATAACTTGTATTCTTCAATAACATCTATCAAGCCCATGGACTAAGACTTTTTCATAATATCATATTCATTGACTCCAgacacacatttttctcaagtagCAATCATTTACCAATCTGCAATCAAATTGAACAAGACTCAGTAAAACAATCAAAAAGAGTTAGTACAGACTGAGGTAAATTTTAAGGTTAAACAGAATATTCTTTTTACTTCCTGCTCAAATTAAATGGAGAATTCCAAATAGCCAACAGTCAAATATTTAGATGACGTTGCTCAGGGTAGCATAGCTTCTAAAGaagtaattatgtttttaaaaaaaaaaaatttctcccaaTGGCAGAGCACAACTTCAGCTAttcccaaatttttatttttggatgaaTTATTTGCTCAGCTGTACAGAATGTGTCATAAAACAGTCCCAGGCCATGCCAAAATATGGCAGATGATTCCTTGCTTTCCTTCATCCTTAGGTttagttgtatttttcttttagtctttttatGATAGAAAATTAGTTGGGTGGGAATTGCTTTTTATGTGGCTCCAAGAAACCTGGAACATGtgtgtatttatcatttcttgtgAAAActctttgatttccttttccTCATGTTCCTTAGCAGTAACATCTCAGAAGACCCTGTACCAGTCAAACGTCACTCAGATGCAGTCTTCACCGACAACTATACCCGCCTTAGAAAACAAATGGctgtaaagaaatatttgaacTCAATTCTGAATGGAAAGAGGaggtaaagaaaaagagaacttgCTAAAATGAGGAATCATGACTGACTTTCAAAATAGAAGCTGCACATGGAGACCTCTCTATCTCACTTATCTAGCTATACTACGTGAAGCAGTGATTTTCAACCTTGGCTGACATTAGACTACCCCGCAGAACTTTACAAATACAGATGTCTGGGCCTTCTCCCAAACCAATTGCCAGGAAACTGGTGTCTTCGGTGGTGTGGCCCTAGACATGCATTTCTTTTAAGAGTTCCCCAGTTGACTTTACTATGCTGCCAGTGTTAAAAATCATGACTATACAGACATCTAGTCTGAATCTAAGAGCAAGTTTCATCAAAagtgatgatttttaaaacatgtaaagcaTAGTCAATTGCAATTTGGTAACACATGGAACTCACTTCGTGTGCATATTCACTACTCTTATTTAATCAAATTAAACCATtaggtattttgtatatttagattCTGTAAAATCTATATCTCTCTATGGTGTGTAAATATTGGACACAATATATAAACAGTGTAGTGTTCTGTCTTTTTATTCCAATTGTTTTTGTTTAAGTGATGAGTATTAAGGATAATTCTGTTTGGGTGTGATCAGACAAGATGACCTCTTTGTCCACTAGATGATAATTCTGTAAGAATAATTTTAGAAACTCTAAGATTGATGAATAATTCATAGGTACTAACAAACCTCAAAGATAATTGTTTAGCCTCCCCATACACTTTCAGAGCACAGAGAACAGCACATTCATTATGTCATAATAGTTTCTTTAGACCCTTTCTCATCTGAGAGCCTTAATATGTACAATGTTTTTCTGGTCTGCAGCAGTGAGGGAGAATCTCCCGACTTTCCAGAAGAGttagaaaaatgatgaaaaagcCCTTTGGAGCAAAGCACAACTTCCCAGTGGTGGGTATATTCATGCATTCCTTCTGTATTCTTATGGCTGTCTCTGATTATATGAGTAGCTAAGAGTCACTTAGTAAGAAACATCTTAGGGTTAAATAGTTTCTCATCATGAGACCTCATCCAAGACAGACACTTCTACAACAGTGGACCCCAACCCAGTAAACAGCTTAGAATGATTCATGCAATTTTTTTGATCTTGTAAAAGAGAGCACTCACAATAAGCAAATGTTTTGAGATCTGAATAGTGTTCCTGGCTTACTTGGGGTTATTTCTACCTTTGTATCAAGATAAAAAAACAGAGGAGGCTGACTCACACTGACAAGAAAAATGGGCTTTCCTTTTGAGGATCGACCCATGCTGCTTTTATTAATTGAAGGTTTAGTCTCACAATTGACTGTTAGCTCCTCACTTAATTAAGTATAGGGAAATAGCACCAAATTAGAGCATGGCCCATTACTATGAAAATATCAAGGCATTCTGGGTCTAACTATATTCCTTGAAACATGGCAAACTTCATAGAGCAAAAGTTAAATTTAGCTTGTTTTACCTGTAGGTTTGTTTTACCTATATGACTCCAATAGCATTCTCTGCAAACATTTTTTTTGAGCAGAAAAAACATGgatagactttttttctttgtgaagtAATAAGCTTGCTATCAAAattgattttatataaatgtgggTTCAAGACATATTTCTTTCCTGAGTTACGTTACATTAATATTCACATTAGCTCATAAAAAATCTATAATACTGGGCAAGTGCTTAAAGAAATTTCATGCTGTCACCATATCAAAGGTTAGCAGATTTTAAAGGGCTATGGAGTAAAATATGTTTGGCTTTGCGAGCCATCTATTTTCTGTTAGAGTGACTTAACTCTGCTAtggtagcacaaaagcagccacagttAGATGTAAAACGAATAGGagtgactgtgttccaataaaactttattcataaaACCTGAAGGTGAGCCAGATTCCAATCCCTAACTAGGTTAAGGAGATTAAATTCACCCATGCTCAAACTAAAGGCAATTCATGGCCTTACCTCAGTTCCTGATGGGGTTATCTAAGGTTTTCAACAGTCATCAAGAGTGGACATGGTGTCTGGGAAGATACCTG
This DNA window, taken from Pan paniscus chromosome 5, NHGRI_mPanPan1-v2.0_pri, whole genome shotgun sequence, encodes the following:
- the VIP gene encoding VIP peptides isoform X1 is translated as MDTRNKAQLLVLLTLLSVLFSQTSAWPLYRAPSALRLGDRIPFEGANEPDQVSLKEDIDMLQNALAENDTPYYDVSRNARHADGVFTSDFSKLLGQLSAKKYLESLMGKRVSSNISEDPVPVKRHSDAVFTDNYTRLRKQMAVKKYLNSILNGKRSSEGESPDFPEELEK
- the VIP gene encoding VIP peptides isoform X4, producing MDTRNKAQLLVLLTLLSVLFSQTSAWPLYRAPSALRLGDRIPFEGANEPDQVSLKEDIDMLQNALAENDTPYYDVSRNARHADGVFTSDFSKLLGQLSAKKYLESLMGKRVSNISEDPVPVKRHSDAVFTDNYTRLRKQMAVKKYLNSILNGKRSEGESPDFPEELEK
- the VIP gene encoding VIP peptides isoform X2 is translated as MDTRNKAQLLVLLTLLSVLFSQTSAWPLYRAPSALRLGDRIPFEGANEPDQVSLKEDIDMLQNALAENDTPYYDVSRNARHADGVFTSDFSKLLGQLSAKKYLESLMGKRVSNISEDPVPVKRHSDAVFTDNYTRLRKQMAVKKYLNSILNGKRSSEGESPDFPEELEK
- the VIP gene encoding VIP peptides isoform X3, with translation MDTRNKAQLLVLLTLLSVLFSQTSAWPLYRAPSALRLGDRIPFEGANEPDQVSLKEDIDMLQNALAENDTPYYDVSRNARHADGVFTSDFSKLLGQLSAKKYLESLMGKRVSSNISEDPVPVKRHSDAVFTDNYTRLRKQMAVKKYLNSILNGKRSEGESPDFPEELEK